A single Micrococcales bacterium DNA region contains:
- a CDS encoding DUF1801 domain-containing protein: protein MPTAAPAPSAVDAYIAGFEPAVRAKLEQMRQLVRRAAPGASERISYNMPAYFGRGVLVYFGAFKGHISLFPTGEGVAAFGGELAALGLKTSKGTIQLPLDQPLPKDLIKRIVQHRVQVDQAQAARNS from the coding sequence ATGCCAACCGCAGCCCCGGCCCCTAGCGCTGTCGATGCCTACATTGCCGGCTTTGAACCGGCGGTCCGGGCCAAGCTTGAGCAGATGCGACAGCTGGTGCGGCGAGCCGCGCCTGGGGCCAGCGAGCGGATTTCCTACAACATGCCGGCCTATTTTGGTCGGGGCGTTCTGGTCTACTTCGGCGCCTTCAAAGGTCACATCTCGCTGTTTCCAACCGGAGAAGGGGTGGCGGCCTTCGGTGGGGAGCTGGCTGCCTTGGGGCTGAAGACATCCAAGGGCACAATCCAGCTGCCGCTGGATCAGCCATTGCCTAAGGACCTAATCAAACGGATCGTCCAGCACCGCGTACAAGTGGACCAAGCCCAGGCCGCGCGCAATTCCTGA
- a CDS encoding DNA-protecting protein DprA produces MQAGPNPEVVALVALQLARPKGLSLSQLTLDVLQAGRAVPVWEQNCELALFDVPNDPWARATRLVTEWEQAGVEFVTILDDAYPIRLLAVREAPSLLFYRGALLPDDQGMSVVGSRDASPRGITLAGAVARMLADSGLSVVSGLASGIDSAAHEAALETGGRTVALIGTGIDKCYPKVNQALQRRIAETGLVASQFWPGSPPTQRSFPMRNAVMSGYGMATIVVEAGEYSGTRVQARNAVEHGRPVVLFDAVVNGTEWGKALSEMPGVFVVSGMGDLEAAVERIQNQDTHAVNLVKKAMASSPK; encoded by the coding sequence ATGCAGGCCGGTCCAAATCCCGAAGTGGTTGCGTTGGTTGCTCTGCAACTGGCCAGGCCAAAGGGCCTGTCACTATCTCAGCTGACACTCGACGTGCTCCAGGCCGGCAGGGCCGTTCCGGTCTGGGAGCAGAATTGCGAGCTTGCGCTGTTCGACGTCCCAAATGATCCGTGGGCGAGGGCCACCCGGCTAGTAACGGAATGGGAGCAGGCAGGCGTCGAGTTTGTCACAATCCTGGACGACGCCTACCCCATCCGTCTGCTGGCGGTGCGCGAGGCTCCATCGTTGCTTTTCTACCGTGGCGCTCTGCTACCCGACGACCAGGGAATGTCTGTCGTGGGGTCGCGTGATGCCAGCCCGCGAGGAATCACCCTGGCCGGTGCGGTGGCCCGCATGCTTGCGGACTCTGGGCTGAGTGTCGTCTCTGGCCTGGCAAGCGGCATCGACTCGGCCGCTCACGAGGCGGCACTAGAAACCGGTGGTCGAACCGTCGCGTTGATCGGGACCGGAATTGACAAGTGCTATCCCAAGGTCAATCAGGCGCTACAACGGCGCATCGCGGAAACTGGCCTAGTGGCGTCCCAGTTTTGGCCGGGCTCGCCGCCAACTCAGCGCAGCTTTCCCATGCGAAACGCTGTCATGTCTGGCTATGGCATGGCCACAATCGTGGTTGAAGCCGGCGAGTATTCCGGCACCAGGGTCCAAGCTCGCAATGCCGTCGAGCATGGTCGGCCGGTAGTACTTTTCGACGCAGTGGTGAACGGCACCGAGTGGGGCAAGGCGCTGAGTGAGATGCCCGGCGTCTTTGTCGTATCCGGAATGGGGGACCTCGAAGCAGCCGTTGAGCGTATCCAGAACCAAGACACCCATGCGGTCAACCTCGTCAAAAAAGCCATGGCGTCCAGCCCGAAGTGA
- a CDS encoding glycerol-3-phosphate dehydrogenase/oxidase: MNSSALTLDSRRRAIEAMTSQQGVDILVIGGGITGAGIALDAQARGYSTAIVEAQDWASGTSSRSSRLAHGGLRYLLMFDFKLVHEALTERDRLLSITAPHLVRPAPFLYPLAHRLWERPYVTAGVGLYDLLAHAPGRKRALPFQKHYLAKGLRQVFPDLNPRAGIGAVCYYDAQVDDARLTLTLVRTAAQLGAQAASRCQVTAITKNGHGVVDGADIVDLEFSRKHHVKARHVIAATGVWTEQTEAFCQAEGGLRVLASKGVHLVVPRDRINGRMGLITQTEKSVLFIIPWDTHWLIGTTDTPWQNELTHPVATQRDVDYLLQHANAVLTKTLTRDDVIGVFAGLRPLLQPGTKAGTSSAKISREHTVASPSPGLTVIAGGKLTTYRVMAQDAVDFALAKQPKVRPSVTAELPLLGADGYKAWVNRSRYLARRYGWDPTQVRRLLSRYGSLVGQIAALVESDASLGQVLAGPSRYLKAEVVYAAQCEGVLHLEDVMTNRLRLNHESPDAGTSVAAEIAALVAPHLGWDQARVEAEVNAYANRVRAEQAAARQLSDEAAVQARLSVADVAGPVDLG; encoded by the coding sequence GCTATTGAAGCCATGACATCGCAACAAGGCGTCGACATCCTTGTCATTGGCGGGGGGATCACCGGCGCGGGCATTGCCCTCGACGCCCAGGCCCGCGGCTATTCCACGGCAATTGTCGAAGCCCAAGATTGGGCCTCGGGCACATCGTCCAGGTCATCGAGGCTGGCTCATGGTGGCCTGCGCTACCTGCTGATGTTTGACTTCAAACTGGTTCACGAGGCCCTGACTGAGCGGGACAGGCTTCTCTCCATCACGGCCCCGCACCTGGTCAGACCGGCGCCCTTCCTCTATCCGCTGGCACACCGGCTGTGGGAGCGGCCGTATGTCACGGCCGGTGTGGGGCTGTATGACCTCCTGGCGCACGCTCCGGGGCGTAAACGCGCCTTGCCGTTTCAGAAGCACTATTTGGCCAAGGGCCTGCGCCAGGTTTTTCCCGATCTGAACCCAAGGGCCGGCATCGGCGCTGTGTGCTACTACGATGCCCAGGTTGACGACGCCCGGCTGACCCTCACACTTGTGCGCACGGCCGCCCAACTGGGTGCCCAAGCCGCTTCGCGTTGCCAGGTCACGGCCATCACCAAAAACGGCCATGGCGTTGTTGACGGCGCGGACATCGTAGACCTCGAATTCAGTAGGAAACACCACGTCAAGGCCCGTCATGTGATTGCCGCGACCGGGGTGTGGACCGAGCAGACCGAAGCTTTTTGCCAGGCTGAGGGCGGCTTGCGAGTACTGGCCTCGAAAGGTGTCCACTTGGTGGTGCCGCGTGACCGGATCAACGGCCGGATGGGCCTGATCACCCAGACCGAAAAGTCGGTGTTGTTTATCATTCCGTGGGATACCCACTGGCTAATTGGCACCACTGACACCCCGTGGCAAAACGAACTGACCCATCCGGTGGCCACCCAGCGGGATGTCGACTACCTCTTGCAGCACGCCAACGCCGTTCTGACAAAGACGCTAACCAGGGATGACGTGATTGGGGTCTTTGCCGGGCTGCGGCCGCTGCTGCAGCCTGGAACCAAAGCCGGGACTAGCTCGGCCAAGATTTCGCGCGAGCATACTGTGGCCAGCCCGAGTCCCGGATTGACGGTGATTGCCGGCGGCAAGCTGACCACCTACCGGGTGATGGCCCAAGATGCGGTCGACTTTGCCCTGGCCAAACAGCCCAAGGTGCGACCTTCAGTGACTGCCGAGCTGCCCCTTTTAGGGGCGGACGGGTACAAGGCCTGGGTCAACCGCTCCCGCTATCTGGCCCGGCGTTACGGCTGGGACCCGACCCAGGTGCGCCGGCTGCTGAGCCGCTACGGTTCGCTGGTTGGACAGATCGCGGCACTGGTTGAGTCCGATGCCTCGTTGGGTCAGGTTTTGGCTGGGCCGTCGAGATACCTCAAGGCAGAGGTGGTTTACGCCGCTCAGTGCGAAGGAGTGCTCCATTTGGAGGACGTCATGACGAACCGCCTTCGGTTGAATCATGAGTCGCCCGATGCCGGAACCTCAGTTGCGGCGGAAATCGCCGCCTTGGTTGCACCTCACCTGGGCTGGGACCAGGCCAGAGTCGAGGCCGAGGTCAACGCCTACGCCAACAGGGTGCGAGCCGAGCAGGCCGCGGCCAGGCAGCTAAGCGACGAGGCGGCGGTGCAGGCCCGCCTGAGCGTGGCTGATGTGGCTGGTCCGGTGGACCTTGGCTAG
- the glpK gene encoding glycerol kinase GlpK, with protein sequence MTQRYVLAIDQGTTSTRAILFDRAGQIVASGQMEHRQIMPMPGWVEHDPVEIWDQTRQVIGLALSQANVTRHDLAAVGITNQRETTVVWDKSTGLPIYNAIVWQDVRTRPLIDQLASEAAAGVDRFRQRVGLPLNPYFSGSKIRWILDHVEGARSLARAGRLAFGTTDSWLVWNLTGGVKGGVHVTDVTNASRTMFMDLTTLQWDQAILDAFGVPASMLPQIRSSSEVYGQAASESLLRQTPIAGILGDQQAATFGQVAFEPGEAKNTYGTGCFLLVNTGREIVMSNNGMLTTVAYQLGQNLPVYALEGSIAVTGSLVQWLRDNLGLISTAAEVEALARSVEDNGGAYIVPAFSGLFAPHWRSDARGVIAGLTRFVDRGHFARAALEATAFQTRDVLKAVEADTGVALSALKVDGGMVANELLMQFQADLLGVDVVRPVVAETTALGAAYAAGLAVGFWDSLADLRHHWAEDRRWRPAMPAEQRARLCADWAKAVERTLGWVDPAS encoded by the coding sequence GTGACGCAGCGGTACGTATTGGCCATTGACCAAGGCACCACCTCTACCCGAGCAATCCTGTTCGACCGGGCTGGCCAAATTGTGGCCAGTGGCCAGATGGAGCACCGTCAAATCATGCCAATGCCCGGATGGGTCGAGCATGATCCAGTCGAGATTTGGGATCAGACTCGCCAGGTCATCGGCTTGGCGTTGTCACAGGCCAATGTCACCCGTCACGACTTGGCTGCCGTCGGTATTACTAACCAGCGCGAGACCACGGTGGTTTGGGACAAGTCCACCGGCTTGCCTATCTACAACGCCATTGTTTGGCAGGACGTACGGACCAGGCCGTTGATCGACCAGCTGGCCTCAGAGGCGGCCGCAGGGGTGGACCGCTTCCGGCAGCGGGTTGGCTTGCCGCTCAACCCCTACTTCTCCGGCTCAAAGATTCGGTGGATCTTGGACCACGTCGAGGGGGCCAGGTCCTTGGCCAGGGCGGGCCGGCTGGCCTTCGGCACAACTGATTCTTGGCTGGTTTGGAACCTGACCGGCGGGGTAAAGGGCGGTGTCCATGTGACCGACGTGACCAACGCCTCGCGCACCATGTTCATGGACCTGACCACACTCCAATGGGATCAGGCCATCCTCGACGCTTTTGGCGTGCCGGCCTCGATGCTGCCGCAAATACGGTCATCCTCGGAGGTCTATGGTCAAGCCGCATCAGAATCGCTGCTGCGGCAAACGCCCATCGCCGGCATTTTGGGTGACCAACAGGCCGCCACCTTTGGGCAGGTCGCTTTTGAGCCCGGTGAGGCCAAAAACACCTATGGCACCGGTTGTTTCTTGCTTGTCAACACCGGCCGCGAGATTGTCATGTCAAACAACGGCATGTTGACCACCGTGGCCTATCAACTGGGTCAAAACCTCCCGGTCTACGCCCTGGAAGGTTCAATCGCCGTGACCGGTTCATTGGTCCAGTGGCTGCGCGACAATCTAGGGCTGATCAGCACGGCGGCTGAGGTTGAGGCCTTGGCTCGCAGCGTCGAGGACAACGGTGGGGCCTATATTGTGCCGGCCTTTTCGGGGTTATTTGCGCCGCATTGGCGCTCCGACGCTCGGGGTGTGATTGCCGGGCTAACACGCTTTGTTGACCGGGGCCACTTTGCCCGGGCGGCACTTGAAGCGACCGCTTTCCAGACCCGTGATGTGCTCAAAGCAGTTGAGGCCGATACCGGCGTAGCACTGTCCGCGCTGAAAGTGGATGGCGGCATGGTGGCCAACGAATTGTTGATGCAGTTCCAGGCTGATCTATTGGGCGTCGATGTGGTCCGTCCGGTAGTGGCCGAGACCACCGCCCTGGGCGCGGCTTATGCCGCCGGTCTGGCCGTGGGGTTTTGGGATTCGCTGGCTGACCTGCGTCACCATTGGGCCGAGGACCGCCGATGGCGGCCGGCCATGCCGGCTGAGCAGCGCGCCCGGCTTTGCGCCGACTGGGCCAAAGCCGTCGAACGCACCCTGGGCTGGGTTGATCCCGCCAGCTGA